From Sphingobium sp. RAC03, a single genomic window includes:
- the phbB gene encoding acetoacetyl-CoA reductase has product MARVAIVTGGTRGIGEAISLALRDMGYTVAANYGGNDEKAKAFTERTGIAAFKWDVGDHQACLDGCAAVAEQLGPIDIVVNNAGITRDGVLAKMSFDDWNEVMRINLGGCFNMAKATFGGMRERGWGRIVNIGSINGQAGQYGQVNYAAAKSGIHGFTKALAQEGAKAGVTVNAIAPGYIDTDMVAAVPPAVLEKIVAKIPVGRLGQASEIARGVAFLCSEDAGFVTGTTLSLNGGQHMY; this is encoded by the coding sequence ATGGCGAGAGTAGCGATCGTGACCGGCGGTACGCGGGGCATTGGCGAGGCGATCAGCCTGGCGTTGCGGGACATGGGCTATACCGTTGCGGCCAATTATGGCGGCAATGACGAAAAGGCGAAGGCCTTTACCGAGCGCACCGGCATCGCTGCCTTCAAATGGGATGTGGGCGATCATCAGGCCTGCCTCGATGGCTGCGCTGCCGTCGCCGAACAACTCGGCCCGATCGACATCGTCGTCAACAATGCGGGCATCACCCGCGACGGCGTGCTGGCCAAGATGAGCTTCGACGACTGGAACGAAGTCATGCGCATTAACCTGGGCGGTTGCTTCAACATGGCCAAGGCGACCTTTGGCGGCATGCGCGAGCGCGGGTGGGGCCGGATCGTCAATATCGGGTCGATCAACGGGCAAGCGGGCCAATATGGCCAGGTCAACTATGCCGCCGCCAAGTCGGGCATTCATGGCTTTACCAAGGCGCTGGCGCAGGAAGGCGCCAAGGCGGGCGTCACCGTCAATGCCATCGCGCCGGGTTATATCGACACCGACATGGTCGCCGCCGTGCCCCCCGCCGTGCTGGAAAAGATCGTCGCCAAGATCCCGGTCGGTCGCCTGGGCCAAGCGAGCGAAATTGCGCGCGGCGTCGCCTTCCTGTGCAGCGAGGATGCGGGCTTCGTGACCGGCACGACCTTGTCGCTCAACGGTGGGCAGCACATGTATTGA
- a CDS encoding YkgJ family cysteine cluster protein yields MHTETDLETTLLGPVLPNRTCGDCTACCTILTVDTPDFQKSADIPCIHLAAQGCSIHAERPHICRTWFCAWRRIASLPDAARPDRSGILVSLDFVREPRNCFEGVSIMVRMEPGSAAITNGIAASVLDALCDQLIPVWFSDGSKKMLMHPDNNVANLVLSGDPAPGHLKAEVAAWRDRYSTFVAQG; encoded by the coding sequence ATGCACACAGAGACTGATCTGGAAACCACCCTATTGGGGCCAGTCCTGCCCAATCGGACCTGCGGTGATTGCACGGCCTGCTGCACCATCCTCACCGTGGATACGCCCGATTTCCAGAAGTCGGCCGACATCCCCTGTATTCACCTCGCTGCGCAGGGGTGCAGCATTCATGCCGAACGCCCGCACATCTGCCGGACATGGTTTTGCGCCTGGCGCAGGATCGCGAGCCTGCCCGATGCGGCCCGCCCGGACCGATCCGGCATATTGGTGTCGCTCGATTTCGTCCGCGAACCGCGCAACTGCTTCGAAGGCGTCTCGATTATGGTCCGCATGGAGCCGGGCAGCGCCGCGATCACCAATGGCATTGCCGCGTCGGTACTCGACGCGCTATGCGATCAACTGATACCCGTATGGTTCAGCGACGGGTCGAAGAAGATGCTGATGCACCCCGACAACAATGTTGCCAACCTCGTCCTGTCCGGTGACCCCGCGCCGGGTCATTTGAAGGCGGAAGTGGCCGCTTGGCGAGACCGATACAGCACGTTCGTGGCCCAGGGGTAG
- a CDS encoding ribbon-helix-helix domain-containing protein, with the protein MGSPFAPPVKRSVTIAGHQTAISLEPIFWDALRDAAKRADLPINALIAQIDVMRMKAADPPNLASAIRCWIFAAALQQRSDAASEADTGPGCADGV; encoded by the coding sequence ATGGGGTCGCCCTTTGCCCCTCCGGTCAAACGGAGCGTGACGATCGCCGGGCACCAGACCGCGATCAGTCTGGAACCTATTTTCTGGGATGCGCTGCGAGACGCGGCGAAGCGGGCGGACCTGCCCATCAACGCCCTCATTGCGCAGATCGACGTGATGCGGATGAAGGCCGCCGATCCGCCCAATCTCGCCAGTGCGATACGCTGCTGGATTTTCGCCGCCGCCCTGCAACAGCGAAGCGATGCGGCCAGCGAAGCGGACACTGGTCCGGGGTGCGCCGACGGCGTGTGA